Genomic DNA from uncultured Desulfuromusa sp.:
TAAAAAATTCCCGGCTGACGTTATTAAACAGCTAAGAAAATACTCTGTTGAAGTCCTGGAAGAAATTGTCGCCAATGATCCGATGAGTAAGAAGGTCTATGATAGTTTCAGTAAGTTCCAGAAACAACAGCTGGCTTGGAGCAAAATATCTGACCGGGCTTACTATGAGCTGTTTGATTGATTTTGGCTGATTCACATTAAAACAAAAAGCCTGCCTTAGTGGTGGGCTTTTTTCGTTATGGGCAATTATATTCCCGGGAGTCTCTATTATGGAATCGCTACGCCAGCTTTACCGCATTGGTACCGGCCCCTCCAGTAGTCACACGATGGCCCCACGACAAGCCGCTCTTATTTTTCTGGAGAGATATCCTGCTGCGCCACATTATCGGGTCACCCTGTTTGGGAGCCTTGCTGCAACCGGGCGTGGCCACTTGACTGATAAGGCGTTATTAGATGTTTTTCAAACGTGTGGATCCAAAGTAGAGCTGCTCTGGGTTCCTGAAGAAAAACTTCCGCTTCATCCCAACGGTATGCGTTTTGAGTCCCTTGATGATTCTGGTTCAAAATTGCATAGTTGGGAGGTTTACAGTGTCGGTGGTGGAGCCCTTCAGGATAATGACCAACTCGTCTCCCCGCCGATCATTTACCCATTAACAAACATGGCTGATATCCTTAATTTTTTGGACCGTAGTGGAGAATCTCTCTGGGAATATGTTTTGACCTATGAGGATGATAGTTTTCCGGATTTTCTTGCCGGGGTCTGGGATGTTATGTCCACAGCAATAGGGCGGGGATTAGAGCAGGTCGGGATTCTTCCAGGTGGGCTGGGTTTGGGCCGCAAAGCTCATACTTTTTATCGCAAATCCAGCTTGTATGGCGCTCATATGCAAAATAATGCCAGGGTTTGGGCTTATGCCCTTGCCGTGTCGGAAGAGAATGCCAGTGGTGGCATTATTGCGACTGCTCCCACATGTGGGGCCAGTGGCGTTCTTCCCGCTGTTTTGAGATATCTCCAGGAAACTTTGTCATGCAGTCGTGATGATATCCTGAGAGCTTTAGCGACCGCGGGGCTGGTCGGCAATCTGGTAAAGAAGAATGCTTCCATTTCCGGGGCTGAGGTCGGCTGCCAGGGCGAGATCGGCACTGCCTGTGCAATGGCGGCCGCAGCGGCAACACAACTCCATGGCGGGACCATCAAGCAGATTGAATATGCCGCTGAAATGGGGCTGGAACATCATCTTGGCCTGACCTGTGATCCCGTCAATGGCTTGGTGCAGATTCCTTGTATTGAGCGCAACGCACACGCCGCAACGCGAGCTTTAAGTTGCTGCCACTTTGCTTTGCTTTCGGGTGGAGAACACAAAATCAGTTTTGATGAAATTACATTGGTCATGAACGAAACCGGCCAGGCTCTGCCGTCATTATACCGTGAAACCTCTGTTGGTGGGATTGCCCAAGCCTATCGGCAACGTCAGCCGGATTAAATTCTATTTGGCCATATATTTCGGTAGCCAGGTCACGGTTTCAGGCCAGATAACAACAATTAAAAGACAGATCATCTGGATGACAATAAAAGGGATGATCCCCTTATAGATCTGGCTAGTCGTAATTTCCGGTGGCGCAACCCCTTTTAAATAAAACAATGAAAACCCGAAGGGAGGAGTCAGAAATGATGTCTGCAGGTTCATGGCAATCAGAATACCGATCCAGAGAAGATCGATTCCCATCTGTTGAAAAATCGGTGCAACAACCGGAACAATAATAAAGGTGATTTCAATAAAGTCGATGAAAAAACCGGCGACAAATATAACCAGCATGACAATAAGAAGAAAATGTCCCGGTTCCATTCCCGCACCCAGGATGAGATTGGTGATGTAGCGATCTCCCCCCATCCCCCGGAAAACCAGACCAAAAGCGCTTGCCCCGACAATCAGGATAAAAACCATGGATGTCAGAGTTGTTGTGCCGAGCATAACTTCGCGCAGGGTCGTCATGTTTAATTTTTTTTGCCAGATGGTCAGGAAGGTGGCGCCCATTGCACCAACTGCCGCAGCTTCGGTGGGTGAAGCGATCCCGGCAAATATTGAACCAAGAACTGCGACAATCAGGAAGAAGGGTAGAAAAAATGCCCTGAAGATTTTTTTGTACATGCCTGAATTTCTGAAATCTGCAAGCTCGCTTGCAGGCATAGCTGGTGCTGCTTCCGGGCGGATAAATGCGACTATAATAATCCAGAGAATATATAAGCTAACCAATATTATTCCCGGGACGACAGCACCAATAAACATGTCACCAATAGAGACATTCAGGACGCTGCCAAGAAGAACGAGAACAATGCTTGGGGGAATGATTTGTCCCAGTGTTCCTGCTGCGCAGATTGTTCCCGTTGTCAACTCAGGAGAATAACCACGCTTGATCATCGTTGGTAAAGATAACAGTCCCATGGTGACGACCGTTGCGCCAACAATTCCCGTAGAGGCCGCGAGGACAGCACCAACAACAATGACCGAAACAGCCAGCCCGCCACGGAGTTTCCCGAACAGCATGGCCATGGTTTCCAATAATTCTTCGGCGAGTCCTGATTTTTCAAGCATGAGCCCCATATAGACAAACAGCGGCACGGCGATGAGCACATAGTTGGTCATCGTTCCCCAGATCCGCAGGGGGAGGAGCTGGAATAGGCTCATCCCAAAAGTAAAATACCCGAAAATCAGAGAAACACCACCTAAAGTAAATGCGACCGGGAAGCCGAGCAGCAGGAGGGCAAAGACTGTGGCAAATAGAACCAGAGACATATATTCAGGCATGGTGCTGTTCCTTTATTTCTTTGCTGTTGCTGTCTTCCATGGGGCGACCGATGACGGTACAGAATGAGCGTAAAATCTGGGCAATTCCTTGAAGTAGAAGTAAACTGAATCCGACAGGAATCATTGCTTTAAGGAGGTAACGATAAGGAAGGCCTCCGGGGTCGGGGCTGGTTTCCTGAATGGCCCAACTCATGCTGATAAATCCCTTTGAAGCCCAGATCACCAATATTGAAAAAGGGATCAGAAAAATAATTCCACCGAGCATGTTGATCCAGGCTTTTCCCCGTGGAGATAACTGGGTGTAGATAACATCAACACGAACGTGATTGTCGACCTTCAGGGTATAGGCGGCTGCGAGCAGAAAGAGAACTGCAAAGATATGCCACTCCATTTCCTGAACACCAACACTGCTTTTGCGGAGAAAATAACGGGTAAAAACATCGTAGCAGACGGTCAGAACCAGGATCGTACTGAGCCAGGAAATAACATGCCCGATCTTGGTATTCAGTCCATCAATCGTACGGACGAATAGCTGGATAAGTTTCATAATGTTTCCATCAGGAGCAGAAGTATTTTAATACCATAAACAGAACGAAAAGAACGAAACCGTAATAGTCCGTCAACTTTTTTCCAGAGTCAATAATTAATCATAGTTTTCTCCGGATTAGTTGTTCTGGTTGTGTTTTTGGACAGTTTTTACCACTCATGGGTCGATGAAGACCGGTCGGAGGAGAAAACTTTGCAGAGTTGTTGAAATAGCTTTATGCTGATACCGGATGGCTTCGAGAAGGATTTTTTTATGGCACTCATATTTGAACTCCTGCAGCAGACAACGGTTATTATTGTTATCGCATATTTGTTCAGCAAATCTCCCGCAATGGGGTATTTGTCGGGAGCAAGGCTAAAGCAGCAGCAATTGCTGGTTCTTTATGTTGTTTTCTCGTTATTTTCAATCCTTGGGACCTATGCAGGATTGCCGATTCAAGGTGCCATTGCCAATACTCGAGCGATCGGCGCTGTGCTTGCCGGCTTGATTGGCGGGCCGATATTGGGGGTTGCGGTTGGACTGACAGCGGGGATACATCGTTTTTTTATCGGTGGTTTTACCGCTTTTTCCTGTGGAGTTTCAACAACAGTTGAGGGGTTAATCGGAGGGCTGGTTTATCTCTACCTGATTCGCCGTAAACAGCCGGAACAGCTATTTCATCCTTTTGTCGCCTTTTCTACAACGCTGATTGCTGAGATTCTGCAGATGGCGATCATCCTCGCTTTAGCCAGACCTTTTGCCGATGCCATGGCTTTGGTCAAGGTTATTGCCATGCCGATGATCTGTGCCAATTCTATTGGTGCCGCCCTTTTTATGAGTATGGTACGAGATCAGCGCCGGGTTCGAGATAAGGTCGGAGCCAGGTTTTCTTCAAAAGCCTTCACTGTTGCTGATCGGACTTTGGGAATTCTCAGTCGTGGTTTCTGCTCTGAAACAGCACGGGAAATGGCTGAAATTATCCGCGAGGAAACAGAGGTCGGCGCCGTTGCCATTACTGACCGTTATGAAATTCTGGCATTTTCCGGAATTGGAGATGATCATCATTATGCCGGGAATGCTGTTGTCACCAAATGGTCCCAGCAGGCGTTACATGAAAACAGGGTCGTTTTTGTCGATGGTCACGATGAGGATTTTCAATGCCCATTGGCTGAAAATTGTCCGATTGGATCTGTTCTGGTT
This window encodes:
- a CDS encoding L-serine ammonia-lyase, iron-sulfur-dependent, subunit alpha; the encoded protein is MESLRQLYRIGTGPSSSHTMAPRQAALIFLERYPAAPHYRVTLFGSLAATGRGHLTDKALLDVFQTCGSKVELLWVPEEKLPLHPNGMRFESLDDSGSKLHSWEVYSVGGGALQDNDQLVSPPIIYPLTNMADILNFLDRSGESLWEYVLTYEDDSFPDFLAGVWDVMSTAIGRGLEQVGILPGGLGLGRKAHTFYRKSSLYGAHMQNNARVWAYALAVSEENASGGIIATAPTCGASGVLPAVLRYLQETLSCSRDDILRALATAGLVGNLVKKNASISGAEVGCQGEIGTACAMAAAAATQLHGGTIKQIEYAAEMGLEHHLGLTCDPVNGLVQIPCIERNAHAATRALSCCHFALLSGGEHKISFDEITLVMNETGQALPSLYRETSVGGIAQAYRQRQPD
- a CDS encoding TRAP transporter large permease subunit; translation: MPEYMSLVLFATVFALLLLGFPVAFTLGGVSLIFGYFTFGMSLFQLLPLRIWGTMTNYVLIAVPLFVYMGLMLEKSGLAEELLETMAMLFGKLRGGLAVSVIVVGAVLAASTGIVGATVVTMGLLSLPTMIKRGYSPELTTGTICAAGTLGQIIPPSIVLVLLGSVLNVSIGDMFIGAVVPGIILVSLYILWIIIVAFIRPEAAPAMPASELADFRNSGMYKKIFRAFFLPFFLIVAVLGSIFAGIASPTEAAAVGAMGATFLTIWQKKLNMTTLREVMLGTTTLTSMVFILIVGASAFGLVFRGMGGDRYITNLILGAGMEPGHFLLIVMLVIFVAGFFIDFIEITFIIVPVVAPIFQQMGIDLLWIGILIAMNLQTSFLTPPFGFSLFYLKGVAPPEITTSQIYKGIIPFIVIQMICLLIVVIWPETVTWLPKYMAK
- a CDS encoding sensor histidine kinase, which gives rise to MALIFELLQQTTVIIVIAYLFSKSPAMGYLSGARLKQQQLLVLYVVFSLFSILGTYAGLPIQGAIANTRAIGAVLAGLIGGPILGVAVGLTAGIHRFFIGGFTAFSCGVSTTVEGLIGGLVYLYLIRRKQPEQLFHPFVAFSTTLIAEILQMAIILALARPFADAMALVKVIAMPMICANSIGAALFMSMVRDQRRVRDKVGARFSSKAFTVADRTLGILSRGFCSETAREMAEIIREETEVGAVAITDRYEILAFSGIGDDHHYAGNAVVTKWSQQALHENRVVFVDGHDEDFQCPLAENCPIGSVLVVPLQVDQDVVGTISLYEPKTKLFLNINRSFGEGLATLYSHQLLRSRFEEQKSLLVHSELKLIQAQVNPHFLFNALNTIMAVVRKDADQARELLMQLSTFFRTNLKRNKNIVTLEEELTHINSYLEIEKARFGKRLSVYQEVDPALSSLLIPVFTLQPLIENAIKHGVAHLLDQGEVWVRAYRQDGSVVIEVEDNAGNYKNPVDTESQGLGMRLVDQRIKNIYGKEFGLTVECQPHQKTLVQIKFPLDREIENDSCVNH
- a CDS encoding TRAP transporter small permease subunit: MKLIQLFVRTIDGLNTKIGHVISWLSTILVLTVCYDVFTRYFLRKSSVGVQEMEWHIFAVLFLLAAAYTLKVDNHVRVDVIYTQLSPRGKAWINMLGGIIFLIPFSILVIWASKGFISMSWAIQETSPDPGGLPYRYLLKAMIPVGFSLLLLQGIAQILRSFCTVIGRPMEDSNSKEIKEQHHA